From the Octadecabacter antarcticus 307 genome, one window contains:
- a CDS encoding ATP-binding cassette domain-containing protein, translated as MVPLVEMKNVSIAFGGVQAVDKCSISLEAGEVVGLLGHNGAGKSTLIKMLSGAYKMDSGEIFIEGEKAVINSPRDSRDYNIETIYQTLALADNLDAASNLFLGRELTTRLGFVDDDRMEAETRKIMARLNPNFKKLKEPVSALSGGQRQSVAIARAVYFNAKILIMDEPTAALGVHETEMVADLIKELKAQGLGIFLISHDTREMMELCDRVAVMKNGQMVGMERVEDVTEDDILSMIILGKNPKAVAA; from the coding sequence ATGGTACCTTTGGTAGAAATGAAAAACGTCTCAATCGCCTTTGGTGGTGTGCAGGCGGTGGACAAGTGTTCGATCAGTTTGGAAGCAGGCGAGGTTGTTGGCCTTTTGGGGCACAATGGTGCTGGTAAATCGACGCTGATCAAGATGTTGTCGGGCGCGTACAAAATGGACAGCGGTGAGATTTTTATCGAAGGCGAGAAGGCGGTGATCAATTCACCGCGTGACAGTCGCGATTATAACATTGAGACGATCTATCAGACGCTCGCGCTGGCAGATAACCTTGATGCCGCGAGCAACCTGTTTTTGGGGCGTGAACTGACGACCCGTTTGGGGTTTGTTGATGACGACCGGATGGAGGCAGAAACCCGCAAGATCATGGCGCGTTTGAACCCGAACTTTAAGAAGCTGAAAGAGCCTGTTTCGGCATTGTCTGGCGGCCAACGTCAGTCCGTGGCGATTGCGCGTGCAGTGTATTTCAACGCCAAGATCCTGATCATGGACGAACCGACAGCGGCGCTGGGCGTGCATGAGACCGAAATGGTCGCTGATCTGATCAAAGAGCTAAAGGCGCAGGGCCTTGGTATTTTCCTGATTTCGCATGACACCCGCGAGATGATGGAATTATGCGACCGCGTGGCGGTGATGAAAAACGGCCAGATGGTTGGCATGGAACGGGTTGAAGATGTGACCGAAGATGACATTCTGTCGATGATCATTCTGGGTAAGAACCCGAAAGCAGTGGCGGCCTAA
- a CDS encoding sugar ABC transporter permease: MSDQTADVPDAQSATPPKRSVFQTLELDTRLLGMIGAFFVIAAGFHLYTGFSRAGFSVGMFTEGTFLTPRNLFNLSIQTASVAIMATGMVFIIVMRHIDLSVGALLCTCSAVMAMTQTSILPDLFNLPLGHPMIPWIAIFAGLLTGVIIGSFQGWLIGYQLIPAFIVTLGGFLIWRNVGWFMTDGATIGPLDPTFQLFGGISGTLGESWSWIIGGLASVAAVFLLFNARRTRVSHGFPVKPVGAEVVIGAIMVTAILGFIAVLNAYEVPVRVIERDFADYGCATAENCSASYGLPISVIVLLVVAIIMTVIAQRTRLGRYIFATGGNPDATKLTGVNTRLLTVKIFAIMGVLCAIAAIVASARQTYHTNDIGTLDELRVIAAAVIGGTALAGGIGTIYGAIIGALIMQSLQSGMAMVGVDAPYQNIVVGGVLVLAVWVDIQYRKKTGAK, translated from the coding sequence ATGTCCGATCAAACGGCCGATGTCCCCGACGCGCAGTCAGCAACACCACCCAAACGCAGCGTGTTTCAAACGCTTGAGCTGGACACCCGTCTGCTTGGGATGATTGGCGCATTTTTCGTAATCGCGGCTGGTTTTCATCTTTATACTGGTTTCAGCAGGGCTGGATTTTCGGTGGGGATGTTCACTGAAGGCACATTTTTGACGCCGCGCAACCTGTTTAACCTGTCGATCCAGACCGCGTCTGTGGCGATCATGGCGACCGGCATGGTTTTCATCATTGTTATGCGACACATTGATTTGTCGGTTGGCGCGTTGCTGTGCACCTGCTCGGCCGTCATGGCGATGACGCAAACATCAATTCTACCGGACCTATTTAACCTCCCACTGGGTCATCCGATGATCCCTTGGATTGCGATTTTTGCAGGCCTTCTTACTGGGGTAATCATCGGGTCGTTTCAGGGTTGGCTGATTGGCTATCAACTGATCCCCGCGTTCATCGTGACGCTAGGCGGGTTTCTGATTTGGCGCAACGTAGGCTGGTTCATGACGGACGGAGCAACGATAGGCCCGCTTGATCCAACGTTTCAGTTGTTCGGCGGGATCAGTGGCACCCTTGGCGAAAGCTGGAGCTGGATCATTGGTGGCCTTGCGTCTGTCGCAGCTGTTTTTCTTTTGTTTAATGCGCGACGCACACGGGTCAGTCACGGTTTCCCAGTGAAACCTGTGGGCGCCGAAGTTGTGATCGGCGCAATCATGGTGACCGCCATTCTAGGCTTTATCGCCGTGCTGAACGCCTATGAAGTGCCGGTTCGAGTTATCGAGCGTGACTTTGCCGATTACGGATGCGCAACTGCTGAAAATTGCTCGGCCAGTTATGGTTTGCCGATCTCAGTTATTGTACTGCTTGTGGTGGCGATCATTATGACAGTCATTGCACAGCGCACGCGGTTGGGCCGCTATATCTTTGCCACAGGCGGAAACCCGGATGCGACCAAGCTGACGGGCGTGAATACGCGGCTTTTGACGGTGAAGATTTTCGCGATCATGGGTGTTCTTTGCGCCATTGCTGCGATCGTCGCGTCGGCGCGCCAGACCTATCATACCAACGACATTGGCACGCTTGACGAATTGCGGGTGATTGCAGCAGCGGTCATCGGGGGCACCGCGCTCGCGGGCGGGATCGGGACGATCTACGGCGCGATTATCGGCGCACTTATCATGCAATCATTGCAATCAGGTATGGCGATGGTTGGCGTTGATGCGCCTTATCAGAATATTGTGGTCGGGGGGGTTCTTGTCCTCGCTGTCTGGGTCGACATTCAGTATCGTAAGAAGACGGGAGCGAAATAA